The following are encoded together in the Astyanax mexicanus isolate ESR-SI-001 chromosome 8, AstMex3_surface, whole genome shotgun sequence genome:
- the and2 gene encoding actinodin2 gives MAKLKLSFLFTGIVLAAVFMPDFLGAGPVGHQEKEEGSVAEAAAEEKPASSSALKKLGRHRRNIAYYKNVPDFWVWYKYYVDTHNQEGIENMDQLYRTYLQNKHRVEEGRSYNHYLSHLSEIYKACANSDDPDCIAESTSKPTAKVVMPAHFRQAKVQVCNPYLDPYCLYGYYGQAPSEGPSPAPIKTAAPILSPFLPLPLKAPLGYYYAPVMESFLSAEQKAELLRICDPSDTECLQYHLRAAYGYKPALGPAPSYAHLSCDPRVDPYCRPTLVAKGPSGLYHLYPHCDPAVDPLCVTNVAPAAQSAGTEEASSHYCNPLFDKDCNPLSAAKLAALTKPVLEYAPKDQPAPLNLACDPRYDPYCLIGGTAALLKSPPLLPQFQSRSQLGVRGKTKEGYDCYVYYDKDCTPLEAHELKASPVSTKPDCHPYDPNCGKIAPQGFAAGVAAANTVRDGIIQPHPDCDPEIDFNCRLRRAGPAANGMQGDEPQDEPAKQESDQEEPRTSDTASENVLRAYLSQYKK, from the exons ATGGCTAAACTCAAGCTGTCCTTCTTGTTCACTGGAATTGTGCTCGCTGCTGTCTTCATGCCAG ATTTTCTGGGGGCTGGTCCAGTGGGGCACCAGGAGAAAGAGGAAG GTTCAGTTGCTGAAGCCGCTGCTGAGGAGAAGCCAGCAAGCTCATCTGCTCTGAAGAAGTTGGGACGTCACAGGAGGAACATTGCCTATTACAAAAACGTACCTGATTTCTGGGTCTGGTACAAGTACTATGTGGACACCCACAACCAGGAGGGA ATTGAGAATATGGATCAACTCTACCGGACTTACCTCCAGAACAAGCACAGAGTGGAGGAGGGTCGTTCCTACAACCATTACCTCAGCCACCTTAGTGAGATCTACAAGGCTTGTGCCAACTCTGATGACCCAGACTGCATCGCTGAATCAACCAGCAAGCCTACGGCTAAAGTCGTTATGCCTGCTCACTTCAGGCAAGCGAAGGTGCAGGTGTGCAACCCGTACCTTGATCCCTATTGCCTCTATGGTTATTACGGACAGGCGCCGTCCGAGGGGCCTTCTCCTGCTCCCATTAAAACAGCAGCTCCCATCCTTAGTCCCTTTCTCCCTTTGCCCTTGAAGGCCCCATTAGGCTACTACTATGCTCCTGTGATGGAGTCTTTCTTGTCAGCCGAGCAGAAGGCTGAACTTCTGCGGATTTGCGACCCTTCCGACACAGAGTGCCTTCAATACCACTTGCGTGCGGCCTACGGCTACAAGCCTGCTCTGGGCCCAGCACCTTCCTATGCTCACTTAAGCTGTGACCCCAGAGTAGACCCCTATTGTCGGCCCACTCTGGTAGCCAAAGGTCCCTCAGGTCTGTACCATTTGTATCCCCACTGTGATCCTGCAGTTGACCCTCTTTGTGTCACCAACGTAGCTCCAGCTGCCCAGTCAGCAGGCACTGAAGAGGCTTCCAGTCATTACTGCAACCCACTCTTCGACAAAGACTGCAACCCTCTCAGTGCTGCCAAGCTGGCTGCGCTTACCAAGCCTGTGCTGGAGTACGCCCCCAAAGATCAGCCAGCTCCTCTCAACTTGGCCTGCGACCCACGCTACGACCCATACTGCTTGATTGGGGGAACAGCTGCCCTGTTGAAATCCCCACCACTTCTTCCCCAGTTCCAGTCCCGCTCTCAACTTGGTGTCAGAGGCAAGACCAAGGAAGGCTACGACTGCTACGTCTACTACGATAAAGACTGCACACCTCTGGAAGCACACGAATTGAAGGCAAGTCCTGTGAGCACAAAGCCAGACTGCCATCCGTATGATCCCAACTGTGGCAAGATTGCACCCCAGGGCTTTGCTGCTGGAGTGGCAGCAGCCAACACAGTCCGTGACGGAATAATCCAACCCCATCCAGACTGCGATCCTGAGATTGACTTCAACTGTCGCCTGCGTCGTGCTGGACCCGCAGCCAATGGGATGCAAGGTGATGAACCCCAAGATGAGCCGGCCAAGCAAGAAAGCGACCAGGAAGAGCCCAGAACCAGCGATACAGCTTCAGAGAATGTCCTGAGGGCATATTTGAGTCAGTACAAGAAATAA